The following are encoded in a window of Bacillus xiapuensis genomic DNA:
- a CDS encoding glycoside hydrolase family 31 protein, translating to MEDTSFAIHPDREEGTEAATYHDIGDVVEWKKAEQGALFHCENGYVFVQFYREDILRITMNPKTVPVLEQSLAIASAKEQAEVDIQSSGEGLIIQTEKLTAILSLSPFRLKVTDAAGRLLLKEEERGMAFRHDGEVRCFKKMEKEDHFYGLGEKTGFLDKRGEKLTMWNSDVFAPHNPETDALYQSVPFFMTIREGKAHGVFLDNTFKTIFDFKREQARYFFSAEGGELDYYIMAGPSPKEVIEQYSWLTGRMELPPKWAIGYHQSRYSYKTAAEVRELVAAFKEKDIPLDAVFLDIHYMDGYRVFTFDQDRFPRPEALIQELSEEGIHVVPIVDPGVKKDPESPVYIEGIRGGHFCQYAEGDLYTGEVWPGISVFPDFFHDSVRQWWGEQHKFYTDMGIEGIWNDMNEPAVFNETKTMDLEVLHNYDGELKTHRELHNAYGLFMGMATYQGLKQQLNGKRPFLLTRAGFSGIQRYAAVWTGDNRSFWEHLQMSMPMCMNLGISGIPFSGADVGGFAHDAAEELLVRWTQLGAFMPYFRNHSNLGTVRQEPWSFGDKAESIIKQFIQLRYRWLPYIYTLFREAHQTGMPVMRALILEYPDDIQTVNLSDQFLLGEHVLVAPITKPNTSHRAVYLPEGEWYDYWTDQKMSGKRHILAEAEWDQLPLFIKEGAILPQADTFKPADQLSIHIYPGNEVSEFLLYDDDGETFAYQNGDYFELNIKAWKKGSTAYIEIDERHSGYTPTWKDISINVHGAVARMVINGKEQ from the coding sequence ATGGAGGATACAAGCTTTGCGATTCACCCTGACAGAGAAGAAGGAACAGAAGCGGCCACGTACCATGATATTGGCGATGTTGTGGAATGGAAGAAAGCGGAGCAGGGAGCTTTGTTTCACTGTGAAAATGGCTATGTGTTCGTGCAGTTTTACAGGGAAGACATCTTGCGCATCACGATGAATCCAAAGACGGTTCCTGTATTGGAACAAAGCTTGGCGATTGCTTCGGCAAAAGAACAAGCGGAAGTGGACATACAGTCATCTGGAGAGGGATTAATTATACAAACTGAAAAATTAACTGCCATCCTTTCGCTGTCGCCATTCAGGCTGAAAGTAACGGATGCCGCTGGCCGCTTGCTGTTAAAGGAAGAAGAGCGGGGGATGGCTTTCCGTCATGACGGAGAAGTGCGCTGCTTTAAAAAAATGGAAAAAGAAGACCATTTTTATGGGCTTGGTGAAAAAACAGGATTTCTTGACAAACGCGGAGAGAAATTGACCATGTGGAACAGTGACGTTTTTGCGCCGCATAACCCGGAGACCGATGCCCTGTACCAGTCGGTTCCTTTCTTTATGACGATACGGGAGGGCAAGGCGCACGGTGTGTTTTTGGATAATACCTTCAAAACCATTTTTGACTTTAAGCGGGAGCAAGCGCGCTATTTTTTTTCAGCTGAAGGAGGAGAGCTGGATTATTATATTATGGCGGGACCTTCCCCAAAAGAAGTGATTGAGCAGTATTCATGGCTGACCGGCCGCATGGAATTGCCCCCTAAATGGGCGATTGGCTATCATCAATCACGCTATAGCTATAAAACGGCAGCAGAAGTTCGGGAACTTGTGGCCGCCTTTAAGGAAAAAGACATTCCGCTCGATGCCGTGTTTTTGGATATTCATTATATGGATGGATATCGCGTGTTTACATTTGATCAAGATCGCTTTCCGCGTCCTGAAGCATTGATTCAAGAATTAAGTGAAGAAGGTATTCACGTTGTGCCCATCGTGGATCCTGGAGTTAAGAAAGATCCGGAATCCCCTGTGTATATTGAAGGAATTCGCGGTGGGCACTTTTGTCAATATGCTGAAGGGGATCTTTACACCGGAGAGGTATGGCCGGGAATAAGTGTGTTTCCTGATTTCTTTCATGACAGTGTCCGCCAGTGGTGGGGAGAACAGCATAAATTTTACACGGATATGGGCATTGAAGGCATTTGGAATGACATGAATGAGCCTGCAGTATTTAATGAAACAAAGACGATGGATTTAGAGGTTCTTCATAATTATGATGGAGAACTGAAAACGCATCGGGAGCTGCACAATGCATACGGCCTGTTTATGGGCATGGCAACTTATCAAGGGCTGAAACAGCAGTTAAACGGAAAGCGGCCCTTTCTATTAACGCGGGCAGGCTTTTCCGGGATTCAGCGTTATGCAGCGGTATGGACAGGAGATAACCGCAGCTTCTGGGAGCATTTGCAAATGTCGATGCCGATGTGCATGAATCTCGGAATATCTGGCATTCCATTTTCTGGCGCTGATGTGGGAGGGTTTGCGCATGATGCTGCAGAAGAATTGCTCGTTCGCTGGACGCAGCTTGGCGCGTTTATGCCGTACTTCCGAAATCATTCGAACTTGGGCACTGTCCGTCAAGAGCCATGGTCTTTTGGGGACAAAGCGGAGAGCATCATAAAGCAGTTTATTCAGCTGCGCTACCGCTGGCTGCCATATATTTATACGCTATTCAGGGAAGCCCACCAGACGGGAATGCCGGTGATGCGCGCACTTATTCTTGAGTATCCCGATGACATCCAAACGGTGAATTTATCGGATCAGTTTTTACTCGGAGAGCATGTGTTAGTAGCCCCTATCACCAAGCCGAATACGAGCCATCGCGCCGTATACTTGCCGGAAGGAGAGTGGTATGATTACTGGACGGATCAAAAAATGAGCGGCAAACGGCATATACTGGCCGAAGCTGAATGGGATCAGCTGCCGTTATTTATTAAGGAAGGCGCCATTCTTCCGCAAGCGGATACGTTTAAGCCGGCGGACCAATTAAGCATTCATATCTATCCAGGGAATGAAGTTTCGGAGTTTCTCTTATACGATGACGATGGAGAAACATTCGCATATCAAAATGGCGATTATTTTGAATTGAACATTAAAGCATGGAAAAAAGGAAGCACAGCCTATATCGAAATTGACGAAAGACATAGCGGCTACACGCCTACTTGGAAGGACATTTCTATTAATGTGCATGGAGCGGTTGCCCGGATGGTCATTAACGGCAAGGAACAATGA
- a CDS encoding helix-turn-helix domain-containing protein has protein sequence MAKYSEKFKIKLVTEYLDGHLGYKSLAKKYNMPSQTPLQDWVRAYKTQGMEGLKRRIKKEVPPVQFKLDTIQFMLKTGASYQETAEQFSLNNPSLIYRWMKVFNEQGLEGLKTKPKGRPSMSKKANTNKQTKKVEKKLTREAELERVNELLRLENAYLKKLRAFRENPNVLLEKHKQNWHSNSKKKESD, from the coding sequence ATGGCCAAATATAGTGAGAAATTTAAAATAAAGCTTGTTACCGAGTATTTGGATGGGCATCTTGGATATAAATCATTGGCGAAGAAATACAATATGCCCTCTCAAACACCATTACAAGATTGGGTAAGAGCTTATAAAACACAAGGGATGGAGGGGTTAAAAAGAAGAATTAAGAAGGAAGTACCTCCTGTTCAATTTAAATTAGATACGATACAATTTATGTTAAAAACAGGTGCTTCTTATCAGGAAACCGCTGAACAGTTTAGTTTAAATAATCCTTCATTAATTTACCGCTGGATGAAAGTATTTAATGAACAAGGACTAGAAGGCCTAAAAACAAAACCAAAGGGGCGACCTTCTATGTCTAAGAAAGCCAATACCAATAAACAAACGAAAAAGGTAGAAAAAAAATTAACACGTGAAGCAGAGTTAGAACGTGTGAATGAACTACTGAGATTAGAAAATGCGTACTTAAAAAAGCTGCGAGCTTTTCGGGAAAATCCGAATGTCTTGCTCGAAAAGCACAAGCAAAATTGGCATTCGAACTCAAAGAAGAAGGAGTCCGATTAA
- a CDS encoding IS3 family transposase: MRKCVLKKAASFSGKSECLARKAQAKLAFELKEEGVRLKDIFLVVGIPEATYHYHVKKLGKEDPETELKEIITYLFRKFHERYGYKRITKELKKLGHCVNHKKVYRLIRELSLKCVKFMRKSRKYNSYKGKVGKVAKNCLSRRFNTPIPLQKLVTDITEFKCLGEEKLYLNPILDLYNGEIISFGIKKCPTLDLVMEPLDETIEIIKNHATYRTTIHSDQGWHYQHSQWVRTLKKNIVFQSMSRKATCADNALMENFFGILKQEMYYGEKLVSYEELKRRIEEYIYWYNNERSKDKLTGLSPVQYRTRSSQSAA; the protein is encoded by the coding sequence ATTAGAAAATGCGTACTTAAAAAAGCTGCGAGCTTTTCGGGAAAATCCGAATGTCTTGCTCGAAAAGCACAAGCAAAATTGGCATTCGAACTCAAAGAAGAAGGAGTCCGATTAAAAGATATTTTCCTTGTTGTAGGCATTCCTGAAGCAACCTACCACTATCATGTAAAAAAGTTGGGGAAAGAAGATCCGGAAACGGAACTAAAAGAGATCATCACCTACCTATTTAGGAAGTTTCATGAACGCTATGGTTATAAACGAATCACAAAGGAATTAAAGAAATTAGGACATTGTGTTAATCATAAAAAAGTGTATCGGCTTATACGGGAATTAAGTTTGAAATGTGTAAAATTCATGCGGAAATCTCGGAAATACAATTCCTATAAGGGGAAGGTTGGTAAGGTAGCGAAAAACTGTCTATCCCGCCGTTTTAACACACCTATCCCTCTTCAAAAATTAGTAACTGACATAACAGAATTCAAATGTCTAGGCGAAGAGAAGTTGTATTTAAATCCTATTCTTGACCTTTATAATGGAGAAATTATTTCGTTTGGAATTAAGAAGTGTCCAACATTGGATCTTGTCATGGAACCTTTAGACGAAACAATTGAGATCATAAAGAATCACGCAACCTACCGTACTACCATCCACTCGGATCAAGGGTGGCATTACCAGCACAGCCAATGGGTGAGAACATTAAAGAAAAATATAGTATTCCAAAGCATGTCACGTAAAGCAACCTGCGCAGACAACGCTTTGATGGAGAATTTCTTTGGCATTTTAAAGCAAGAAATGTATTATGGGGAAAAACTAGTAAGCTATGAGGAATTAAAAAGGAGAATAGAAGAATATATCTACTGGTATAACAATGAACGATCCAAAGACAAATTGACTGGACTAAGTCCGGTCCAATACCGAACTCGATCCAGCCAATCAGCTGCATAA
- a CDS encoding transposase: MHVLDRFDSIQFFTEALRSRRYVSEAKKHHHVRFIDRCLTRRPRNVTEEERGFVTQWCQKDEPVKHLDQSLQHMRYVLKSSTRRQAERRLNEWFKPYPFHDCGAISKVAKTLIAHEEALLDAIISPLSNGIMEGTNNKFKLIKRRGLGTVIMPIFSYFFIWKLSADFVTTDFC; the protein is encoded by the coding sequence ATTCATGTCCTTGATCGCTTTGATTCGATTCAATTTTTCACCGAAGCTTTGCGGAGCAGACGTTACGTAAGTGAAGCGAAAAAGCATCACCACGTGCGTTTCATCGACCGTTGTCTGACTCGTCGTCCGAGGAATGTAACCGAAGAAGAAAGAGGTTTCGTTACCCAGTGGTGCCAGAAAGATGAGCCAGTGAAGCATCTTGATCAATCTTTACAGCACATGCGTTACGTCCTCAAGTCTAGTACGAGACGACAAGCGGAAAGACGATTAAATGAATGGTTCAAACCGTATCCATTTCATGATTGTGGGGCGATTTCAAAGGTAGCAAAAACCTTGATTGCACATGAAGAAGCGTTACTGGATGCAATCATTTCACCGCTTTCCAACGGGATCATGGAGGGGACTAACAATAAATTCAAACTCATCAAAAGACGCGGTTTGGGTACCGTAATAATGCCTATTTTTTCCTACTTCTTCATTTGGAAACTGAGCGCTGATTTCGTCACCACCGACTTTTGTTGA
- a CDS encoding transposase gives MSKVAKTSIARKKVLLDTIISLLSNGIMEGTNNKFKLIKRRGFGYRNDAHFFLRLRLETGR, from the coding sequence ATTTCAAAGGTAGCAAAAACCTCGATTGCACGTAAAAAAGTGTTGCTGGATACGATCATTTCACTGCTTTCCAACGGGATCATGGAGGGGACTAACAATAAATTCAAACTCATCAAAAGACGCGGTTTTGGGTACCGTAACGACGCCCATTTTTTCCTACGCCTTCGATTGGAAACCGGACGTTGA
- a CDS encoding DASS family sodium-coupled anion symporter, whose protein sequence is MSLMKKSLQRKNLNGLWMGLASFALIVILLLPTPENLPEAGQRALAILAFAVILWVTEAVSYSVSAFMIVGLIAILLGLAPGTEDPSAPLGTKEALKLALSGFSSPAVALVAAALFLAAAMQVTHFHKRLALLVLSKVGSKTNHIVIGAILVSIMLAFFVPSATARAGAVVPILLGMVAAFGLSKESRLAALLVITSVQAVSIWNVGIKTAAAQNMIALDFMDQAFGKNVSWGEWFLYAGPWAIIMSILLYFIMIRAIRPETNEITGGHELVEKQLRELGPLKAEEKRLILISLALLFFWSTEKVLHPFDNSTVTLVAVALLLTPKIGVFNWKTAEKEIPWGTIIVFAVGISLGSVLLKTEGATWLSDQVFGKLGLESMPLLSVIALLTLFNILIHLGFASATSLASALIPIVIALVSTLNVPVNEPGFVLIQQFVISFGFLLPVSAPQNMLAYGTGAFSVKDFLKSGIPITIAAFLLIMLFSMTYWKWIGLL, encoded by the coding sequence ATGAGCCTTATGAAGAAATCGCTTCAAAGAAAAAATTTGAACGGGCTCTGGATGGGTCTTGCTTCTTTTGCTTTAATCGTCATTTTACTCCTTCCCACGCCAGAGAACTTGCCTGAAGCCGGGCAAAGAGCCCTCGCCATTCTAGCTTTCGCTGTCATTCTTTGGGTAACAGAGGCCGTATCCTACTCTGTGAGTGCTTTTATGATTGTCGGGCTGATCGCGATTTTGCTGGGGCTGGCGCCGGGCACAGAAGATCCCTCGGCTCCGCTTGGCACTAAGGAAGCGCTCAAACTTGCTTTAAGCGGATTCAGCTCTCCCGCTGTGGCCCTTGTCGCTGCCGCGCTTTTTCTTGCTGCTGCCATGCAAGTAACCCATTTTCATAAGCGTCTGGCCCTGCTCGTGTTATCCAAAGTGGGATCCAAAACAAATCATATTGTCATCGGCGCCATTCTTGTCAGCATCATGCTGGCCTTTTTCGTCCCTAGTGCAACCGCGCGTGCCGGAGCTGTCGTCCCGATTTTGCTCGGTATGGTCGCCGCTTTCGGACTGTCTAAAGAAAGCCGCCTGGCGGCATTGCTCGTGATCACCTCGGTACAGGCCGTGTCGATTTGGAATGTCGGCATCAAAACAGCCGCTGCCCAAAATATGATTGCCTTAGATTTCATGGATCAAGCTTTCGGAAAAAACGTTTCTTGGGGCGAGTGGTTTCTATATGCCGGTCCATGGGCTATCATCATGTCCATTTTGCTCTATTTCATTATGATTCGCGCCATTCGTCCGGAAACAAATGAAATCACCGGCGGACATGAATTAGTAGAAAAACAGCTGCGGGAACTCGGACCGTTAAAAGCGGAAGAAAAACGGCTGATATTAATTTCTCTTGCCTTATTGTTTTTCTGGTCAACCGAAAAAGTCCTGCATCCCTTTGATAATTCTACGGTTACATTGGTGGCCGTCGCCCTATTACTCACACCAAAGATTGGCGTATTTAATTGGAAGACTGCAGAAAAGGAGATTCCATGGGGAACGATCATTGTCTTTGCTGTCGGCATATCACTCGGCAGTGTGCTTCTGAAAACAGAAGGCGCCACCTGGCTGTCTGATCAAGTATTCGGTAAGCTCGGATTAGAATCCATGCCTTTATTAAGTGTCATCGCTTTATTAACTTTATTTAATATATTGATTCATCTGGGATTCGCCAGCGCCACCAGTTTAGCTTCTGCGTTAATTCCAATCGTGATCGCCCTTGTATCCACATTGAACGTCCCTGTTAATGAACCCGGATTTGTGCTCATTCAGCAATTTGTTATCAGCTTCGGATTCCTGCTTCCCGTCAGTGCCCCGCAAAATATGCTGGCCTACGGCACGGGCGCCTTTTCTGTTAAAGACTTTCTGAAATCAGGAATTCCTATCACGATTGCCGCTTTCTTGCTCATTATGCTCTTTAGCATGACGTACTGGAAATGGATTGGGTTATTATAA
- a CDS encoding hemolysin family protein — protein MITVKFLLIAFLIALTAFFVASEFAIVKIRMSRINQLIAEGNKRAVIVKKVIMNMDEYLSACQLGITITSLGLGWLGEPTIEAVLQPLFESMNVAPSLAGVLSFVIAFSAITFLHVVVGELAPKTLAIQKAEALSLALSPPLHLFYRVMYPFIWALNGSARLLTRLFGLKPASESEVAHSEEELRIILSESFKSGEINQSEYKYVDNIFEFDERIAKEIMVPRTEMITLSEDLTWEEITHILRNEKYTRYPVDDGDKDNIIGIVNMKEIFSYFIEKDNVDERPLERFVKPVIRVIETIPIHDLLLKMQKERIHMAILLDEYGGTSGLVTVEDILEEIVGEIRDEFDIDEKPEIQTFEEGHHFLSARLLITEVNDLLGTDLSDEEVDTLGGWYLTQNIDVRLGDSIEREGYQFIIRDVEDHQIHTIEVIKIKEDKDSSTS, from the coding sequence TTGATTACAGTGAAATTTCTACTTATTGCATTCTTGATCGCTCTGACGGCTTTTTTTGTGGCTTCTGAATTTGCTATCGTCAAAATCAGAATGTCGCGAATTAATCAGCTGATTGCAGAAGGAAATAAACGAGCGGTCATCGTGAAGAAAGTAATCATGAATATGGATGAGTATTTATCGGCCTGTCAGCTTGGAATCACGATCACTTCTCTCGGTTTAGGGTGGCTGGGCGAGCCGACAATAGAAGCTGTGCTTCAGCCATTATTTGAATCCATGAATGTAGCGCCATCACTTGCCGGTGTGCTTTCCTTTGTCATCGCCTTTTCCGCCATCACTTTTTTGCATGTAGTGGTTGGAGAATTAGCGCCGAAAACGCTCGCTATCCAAAAAGCAGAAGCTTTATCATTAGCGCTATCCCCGCCGCTTCATCTTTTCTACCGGGTAATGTATCCATTTATCTGGGCGTTAAATGGCTCGGCCCGTTTATTAACTCGCTTGTTCGGGTTAAAGCCTGCTTCTGAAAGTGAAGTGGCTCATTCGGAAGAAGAGCTGCGCATCATTCTGTCGGAAAGCTTCAAAAGCGGGGAGATTAATCAGTCGGAATATAAATATGTCGACAATATATTTGAGTTTGACGAAAGAATCGCCAAAGAAATTATGGTGCCGCGCACAGAAATGATCACATTATCTGAAGATTTAACATGGGAAGAGATCACCCATATTTTAAGAAATGAGAAGTATACCCGCTATCCAGTGGATGATGGTGATAAAGACAACATTATTGGCATCGTCAATATGAAGGAGATTTTTTCATATTTTATTGAGAAGGACAATGTGGATGAACGGCCGCTTGAAAGGTTCGTTAAACCAGTAATTCGCGTTATTGAGACGATTCCCATTCATGACCTTCTTTTAAAAATGCAAAAGGAACGGATTCATATGGCCATTCTGCTGGATGAGTACGGCGGCACGTCCGGATTGGTGACGGTTGAAGATATTTTAGAAGAAATCGTTGGAGAAATCCGAGATGAATTTGATATTGATGAAAAACCGGAAATCCAAACATTTGAAGAGGGGCATCATTTTTTAAGCGCACGTTTGCTGATTACAGAAGTGAATGATTTGCTCGGTACCGATTTATCAGATGAAGAGGTAGATACGCTTGGCGGCTGGTATCTAACGCAAAACATCGATGTGAGACTAGGGGATTCCATCGAACGTGAGGGGTACCAATTTATTATTCGGGATGTCGAGGATCATCAGATTCATACGATTGAAGTGATCAAAATAAAAGAAGATAAGGACAGCAGTACATCATGA
- a CDS encoding IS3 family transposase, giving the protein MAEATEAFGIQPSLSAKECPDDNAVAEATYKSFKIEFVYQRTFHSLEQLDLELRDYVNWFNHIRIHQTLGYLTQTEFKQQS; this is encoded by the coding sequence ATGGCAGAAGCAACGGAAGCATTTGGCATCCAGCCTTCACTTAGCGCAAAAGAATGTCCAGATGATAATGCCGTAGCAGAAGCAACATACAAAAGCTTTAAGATCGAATTTGTGTACCAACGTACTTTTCATTCCCTTGAACAACTAGATCTTGAACTGCGGGATTATGTGAACTGGTTTAATCACATTCGGATTCATCAAACATTAGGATATTTGACACAGACTGAATTTAAGCAGCAGTCCTGA
- a CDS encoding ABC-F family ATP-binding cassette domain-containing protein, with product MSILTVNQLSHGFGDRAIFDNVSFRLLKGEHIGLVGANGEGKSTFMNIITGQLQPDEGTISWSKNVRVGYLDQHAVLARGSSIRDVLKTAFQYLYHLEAEMNELFNRMGDSSAEELEKLLEETGTLQDLLTNNDFYMIDAKVEEIARGLGLDEIGLDRDVQDLSGGQRTKVLLAKLLLEKPDILLLDEPTNYLDEQHIEWLKRYLQEYENAFILISHDIPFLNSVINIIYHMENQELNRYAGSYDDFLKVYDMKKQQLKAAYKKQQQEIADLKDFVARNKARVSTRNMAMSRQKKLDKMEMIEMATERPKPEFHFKEGRTSGKVIFETSELVIGYTDPLSKPLNLRMERGQKIALTGANGIGKTTLLRSILGEITPLSGIVERGEHLEIGYFEQEMKSSGSNTCIEEMWSDFPALTQYEVRAALAKCGLTTKHIESKISVLSGGEKAKVRLCKLINMESNLLVLDEPTNHLDAEAKAELKRALQTYKGSILLISHEPEFYQDVATEIWNCESWTTKLF from the coding sequence ATGAGTATTTTAACTGTGAATCAATTGAGCCATGGCTTTGGTGACCGGGCCATTTTTGATAATGTTTCTTTCCGCTTGCTAAAAGGCGAGCATATCGGCTTAGTTGGCGCGAATGGAGAAGGAAAATCCACCTTTATGAACATCATAACCGGACAGCTGCAGCCGGATGAAGGAACCATCAGCTGGTCGAAAAACGTCCGGGTCGGCTACCTGGACCAGCACGCGGTGTTAGCTCGCGGCTCATCCATTCGTGATGTGCTCAAAACCGCCTTTCAATACTTATATCATTTGGAAGCTGAAATGAATGAGCTATTTAACCGAATGGGCGATTCATCTGCGGAAGAACTGGAGAAATTACTTGAAGAAACAGGCACACTTCAAGATCTTTTGACCAATAATGATTTCTATATGATCGATGCTAAAGTCGAAGAAATTGCCCGCGGTCTCGGACTTGATGAAATCGGGCTCGATCGCGATGTTCAAGATTTGAGCGGCGGCCAGCGGACGAAGGTGCTGCTCGCTAAGCTGCTGCTGGAAAAACCCGATATCTTATTGCTGGATGAGCCGACCAATTATTTGGATGAACAGCATATTGAATGGCTGAAACGCTATCTCCAAGAATATGAAAATGCATTTATATTAATCTCGCATGATATCCCCTTCTTAAACAGTGTAATTAACATCATTTATCATATGGAAAACCAGGAATTAAACCGCTATGCCGGTTCATACGATGATTTTCTTAAAGTATATGATATGAAGAAGCAGCAGCTAAAAGCCGCTTATAAGAAGCAGCAGCAGGAAATCGCCGATTTAAAAGATTTTGTCGCCCGCAATAAGGCGAGAGTCTCTACACGAAATATGGCGATGTCGCGCCAGAAGAAGCTTGATAAAATGGAAATGATTGAAATGGCAACCGAACGGCCAAAGCCAGAATTCCATTTTAAAGAGGGACGCACATCCGGCAAGGTCATTTTTGAAACGAGTGAGCTTGTGATCGGCTATACTGATCCGCTCTCAAAACCGTTAAATCTGCGAATGGAACGCGGCCAAAAAATCGCGCTGACAGGAGCGAACGGGATTGGCAAAACGACTCTATTGCGCAGTATTCTCGGTGAAATTACACCGTTGTCAGGAATAGTGGAGCGGGGAGAGCATTTAGAAATCGGTTATTTCGAGCAAGAAATGAAATCCTCCGGCTCCAATACTTGTATTGAAGAAATGTGGTCCGATTTTCCTGCTTTGACGCAATATGAAGTGCGGGCAGCTTTAGCCAAGTGCGGGTTAACAACCAAGCATATTGAAAGTAAAATCAGCGTGCTGAGCGGCGGAGAAAAAGCAAAAGTAAGGCTTTGTAAACTGATCAACATGGAATCCAATCTCTTAGTGCTTGACGAGCCGACCAATCATTTAGATGCCGAGGCCAAAGCCGAATTAAAACGGGCATTGCAAACCTATAAGGGCAGCATCCTCCTTATCTCCCATGAGCCAGAATTTTATCAGGATGTCGCCACAGAAATATGGAATTGTGAATCTTGGACCACCAAATTATTTTAA